The following proteins come from a genomic window of Hoplias malabaricus isolate fHopMal1 chromosome 15, fHopMal1.hap1, whole genome shotgun sequence:
- the cast gene encoding calpastatin isoform X10 — MSQAKQPTSTPAVLVSTVKPAECEKGTASSSNAGSAGKAGSTTATTALTSTTATSTAGVSAGAKAGGGVSTGSSVSGAPPAGAVGSVGTQSGASKATSQTPPIPSAKAPSVSTGSGIGGTGTTGGAAGAGKSPSVPVLPKDASKDKAQSTTTSSSKPDPSKETSFGAGSTVKKDDAKSKGTKVEVLSQAAKASAQASAVDPFDALAGSLPSSEPTAPKAPKYTGPEVKEPGLSSEAAHLCGERDSTLPPGYRWEDMEKKSPAGKPDKPKEVPKPLTDEDALDSLSAGFVSCAAASAPKTQAQVAPPASKASALETAADPFDALAGSLPSAEFPIAPQYTGTEVIEPAITVEVAYRCGDNDCTLPPRDRWENMEKTAPVGGPDKPKDVSKKVESAATAQSIHAPPPSSQKRQEVFVPASVSPAAPADKKAKVEKPAKETVKAAPPSSHAEKPKDNEGDPMSLDALNALEDTLPAAKPPPESPKLRPEDIVDEKKLKSEKGVRVGERDDTLPPEYRFTEEKNKERPAPQKEPSMDTTEALDILSEGFTLSSAAPAVQAPVPPSGPAKQKPKVEDLSALESLADDFVTPAQSKQVSSGAPQVIKCTMGSTSAEEDPMSLDALSALGDTLPTAKVPESPKLRPEDIIDEKNLTSEKGVRVGERDDTLPPDYRFSKEDLKKYPESPKREPSMDTTEALDILSGGFASSSAAPSVQAPVPPSAPPAESSADFSLEDLESDFVAPTAASKVHSAVTGPPKTNRQMSEGTSSAMDALSDTLMDIGPVPEPAPVAPKDIVTEKEAVEEKITKPGERDDSLPPDYRPTEADKKAAAEAKAKAKADVPKKPSLDDSAAIDLLSSDFSTSAVASPAAPLAKPQSQTQSAPGNTQQTPKAPGPVLDKLASTLLPDLPETKPTKDSKAKGKGGKSKSKAKKPAVDDVPAKSDLPGQQSKDVVSTSSTKKGGKS, encoded by the exons ATG TCTCAGGCCAAACAGCCCACATCCACCCCAGCAGTGCTGGTCTCCACTGTGAAACCTGCAGAATGTGAG AAAGGGACTGCATCGTCATCCAATGCAGGTTCTGCTGGAAAAGCTGGCAGCACCACTGCAACTACAGCTCTCACATCCACTACAGCCACAAGCACTGCAGGGGTTTCTGCAGGAGCTAAAGCTGGTGGAGGAGTCTCCACTGGGTCTTCTGTCAGTGGGGCACCCCCTGCCGGAGCAGTCGGCAGTGTAGGCACCCAGAGTGGAGCTTCTAAAGCAACATCACAG ACTCCACCCATCCCTTCTGCCAAAGCTCCATCCGTGAGCACAGGGAGTGGAATAGGAGGAACGGGAACAACAGGTGGAGCAGCTGGGGCAGGGAAGTCACCTTCAGTTCCCGTTTTGCCCAAAGATGCTTCAAAAGACAAAGCCCAG AGCACCACCACTTCATCCTCCAAACCGGACCCTTCTAAAGAGACCTCCTTTGGAGCAGGAAGCACTGTCAAAAAGGATGATGCTAAGTCAAAAGGAACCAAG GTGGAAGTGCTTTCTCAGGCAGCCAAGGCAAGTGCTCAG GCGTCTGCTGTAGATCCATTTGATGCCTTGGCTGGCAGTTTGCCTTCTTCAGAGCCTACGGCTCCCAAAGCTCCTAAGTACACTGGACCAGAGGTCAAAGAG CCTGGCCTAAGCTCGGAAGCGGCACATCtctgtggagagagagattctACACTGCCACCCGGATACAGATGGGAAGACATG GAAAAGaaaagtcctgctggaaaaccGGATAAGCCCAAGGAAGTGCCCAAG CCCTTAACTGATGAGGACGCCCTGgactctctctctgctggatTTGTATCCTGTGCAGCTGCAAGTGCACCAAAGACACAAGCA CAGGTCGCTCCTCCAGCATCCAAGGCAAGTGCGCTG GAGACTGCTGCAGATCCTTTTGATGCTTTGGCTGGCAGTTTGCCCTCCGCAGAGTTTCCTATAGCTCCTCAATATACAGGAACAGAAGTTATAGAG CCTGCAATAACTGTAGAAGTGGCTTATCGCTGTGGGGACAATGACTGCACGCTGCCCCCTCGGGACAGATGGGAAAACATG GAAAAGACAGCTCCTGTTGGAGGACCAGATAAGCCCAAAGACGTGTCCAAG aaagTTGAAAGTGCAGCTACAGCCCAGTCAATCCATGCCCCTCCTCCATCTTCTCAGAAA AGGCAAGAGGTGTTTGTACCTGCAAGTGTATCCCCTGCGGCTCCTGCTGACAAGAAAGCCAAGGTAGAGAAG CCTGCTAAAGAGACTGTAAAGGCAGCACCTCCCTCTTCACACGCTGAGAAACCAAAAGATAATGAG GGAGACCCCATGTCTCTGGATGCTCTGAATGCTCTGGAAGACACACTGCCAGCTGCCAAACCACCACCAGAATCCCCAAAACTCAGACCTGAAGATATTGTGGAT GAGAAAAAGTTGAAGTCAGAGAAGGGTGTGCGTGTAGGTGAGAGAGATGATACTCTTCCTCCTGAGTACAGATTCACAGAGGAGAAGAACAAGGAGAGACCTGCTCCACAAAAGGAG CCTTCCATGGACACAACAGAAGCTCTGGATATTCTTTCTGAAGGTTTCACACTCTCTTCTGCAGCTCCTGCAGTCCAGGCCCCTGTGCCTCCCTCTGGCCCTGCTAAACAG AAGCCTAAAGTGGAAGATTTGTCAGCCCTGGAGTCTCTAGCTGATGATTTTGTCACTCCTGCACAATCCAAACag GTGTCCTCTGGTGCTCCTCAAGTCATTAAATGCACTATGGGCTCCACATCTGCTGAG GAAGACCCAATGTCTTTGGATGCTCTCAGTGCTCTTGGAGACACACTACCTACTGCAAAAGTTCCAGAGTCCCCTAAACTCAGACCTGAGGACATCATTGAT GAAAAGAATCTGACATCAGAGAAGGGTGTGCGTGTGGGCGAGAGAGACGATACACTACCACCAGACTACAGATTCTCTAAGGAAGATCTGAAAAAGTACCCTGAATCCCCAAAGAGAGAG CCTTCCATGGACACAACTGAAGCTCTGGATATTCTGTCTGGAGGTTTCGCTAGCTCCTCTGCAGCTCCTTCGGTCCAGGCCCCTGTTCCTCCCTCAGCTCCCCCTGCAGAA AGCTCAGCAGACTTTTCTCTCGAGGACCTTGAAAGTGACTTTGTTGCCCCCACAGCTGCATCGAAGGTCCATTCTGCTGTTACAGGAcccccaaaaacaaacagacaa ATGTCCGAAGGTACTTCATCAGCTATGGATGCTCTCTCAGACACTTTAATGGACATTGGACCAGTGCCTGAGCCAGCACCAGTTGCTCCCAAAGACATTGTAACG GAGAAGGAGGCTGTAGAAGAGAAGATCACTAagcctggagagagagatgacagcCTTCCACCTGACTATCGGCCCACAGAGGCAGACAAAAAG GCAGCTGCAGAAGCGAAAGCCAAAGCTAAGGCAGATGTCCCCAAGAAG CCATCACTGGATGATTCAGCAGCGATTGATTTGCTGTCCAGTGACTTTTCTACGTCTGCAGTAGCATCGCCTGCTGCTCCTTTGGCCAAACCTCAATCTCAGACACAATCAGCACCAGGAAACACCCAGCAAACCCCAAAG GCACCAGGACCAGTACTGGATAAACTAGCAAGCACACTGCTCCCAGATCTCCCTGAGACAAAGCCAACAAAAGACAGCAAAGCAAAG GGTAAGGGTGGCAAGTCAAAGTCTAAAGCAAAG aAACCTGCAGTAGACGATGTGCCAGCAAAGAGTGACCTCCCTGGCCAGCAGAGCAAAGACGTGGTGTCCACTTCCTCCACAAAGAAAGGAGGAAAGAGCTAG
- the cast gene encoding calpastatin isoform X13, giving the protein MGQFFSWFLGPRDTPALRDVTVEQQVTLTRYKHWQISSQAKQPTSTPAVLVSTVKPAECEKGTASSSNAGSAGKAGSTTATTALTSTTATSTAGVSAGAKAGGGVSTGSSVSGAPPAGAVGSVGTQSGASKATSQTPPIPSAKAPSVSTGSGIGGTGTTGGAAGAGKSPSVPVLPKDASKDKAQSTTTSSSKPDPSKETSFGAGSTVKKDDAKSKGTKVEVLSQAAKASAQEKKSPAGKPDKPKEVPKPLTDEDALDSLSAGFVSCAAASAPKTQAQVAPPASKASALETAADPFDALAGSLPSAEFPIAPQYTGTEVIEPAITVEVAYRCGDNDCTLPPRDRWENMEKTAPVGGPDKPKDVSKKVESAATAQSIHAPPPSSQKRQEVFVPASVSPAAPADKKAKVEKPAKETVKAAPPSSHAEKPKDNEGDPMSLDALNALEDTLPAAKPPPESPKLRPEDIVDEKKLKSEKGVRVGERDDTLPPEYRFTEEKNKERPAPQKEPSMDTTEALDILSEGFTLSSAAPAVQAPVPPSGPAKQKPKVEDLSALESLADDFVTPAQSKQVSSGAPQVIKCTMGSTSAEEDPMSLDALSALGDTLPTAKVPESPKLRPEDIIDEKNLTSEKGVRVGERDDTLPPDYRFSKEDLKKYPESPKREPSMDTTEALDILSGGFASSSAAPSVQAPVPPSAPPAESSADFSLEDLESDFVAPTAASKVHSAVTGPPKTNRQMSEGTSSAMDALSDTLMDIGPVPEPAPVAPKDIVTEKEAVEEKITKPGERDDSLPPDYRPTEADKKAAAEAKAKAKADVPKKPSLDDSAAIDLLSSDFSTSAVASPAAPLAKPQSQTQSAPGNTQQTPKAPGPVLDKLASTLLPDLPETKPTKDSKAKGKGGKSKSKAKKPAVDDVPAKSDLPGQQSKDVVSTSSTKKGGKS; this is encoded by the exons ATGGGCCAATTCTTCAGCTGGTTTCTGGGCCCACGGGACACTCCAGCCCTGCGGGACGTGACAGTGGAGCAACAGGTCACTCTTACTAGATATAAACACTGGCAGATTTCA TCTCAGGCCAAACAGCCCACATCCACCCCAGCAGTGCTGGTCTCCACTGTGAAACCTGCAGAATGTGAG AAAGGGACTGCATCGTCATCCAATGCAGGTTCTGCTGGAAAAGCTGGCAGCACCACTGCAACTACAGCTCTCACATCCACTACAGCCACAAGCACTGCAGGGGTTTCTGCAGGAGCTAAAGCTGGTGGAGGAGTCTCCACTGGGTCTTCTGTCAGTGGGGCACCCCCTGCCGGAGCAGTCGGCAGTGTAGGCACCCAGAGTGGAGCTTCTAAAGCAACATCACAG ACTCCACCCATCCCTTCTGCCAAAGCTCCATCCGTGAGCACAGGGAGTGGAATAGGAGGAACGGGAACAACAGGTGGAGCAGCTGGGGCAGGGAAGTCACCTTCAGTTCCCGTTTTGCCCAAAGATGCTTCAAAAGACAAAGCCCAG AGCACCACCACTTCATCCTCCAAACCGGACCCTTCTAAAGAGACCTCCTTTGGAGCAGGAAGCACTGTCAAAAAGGATGATGCTAAGTCAAAAGGAACCAAG GTGGAAGTGCTTTCTCAGGCAGCCAAGGCAAGTGCTCAG GAAAAGaaaagtcctgctggaaaaccGGATAAGCCCAAGGAAGTGCCCAAG CCCTTAACTGATGAGGACGCCCTGgactctctctctgctggatTTGTATCCTGTGCAGCTGCAAGTGCACCAAAGACACAAGCA CAGGTCGCTCCTCCAGCATCCAAGGCAAGTGCGCTG GAGACTGCTGCAGATCCTTTTGATGCTTTGGCTGGCAGTTTGCCCTCCGCAGAGTTTCCTATAGCTCCTCAATATACAGGAACAGAAGTTATAGAG CCTGCAATAACTGTAGAAGTGGCTTATCGCTGTGGGGACAATGACTGCACGCTGCCCCCTCGGGACAGATGGGAAAACATG GAAAAGACAGCTCCTGTTGGAGGACCAGATAAGCCCAAAGACGTGTCCAAG aaagTTGAAAGTGCAGCTACAGCCCAGTCAATCCATGCCCCTCCTCCATCTTCTCAGAAA AGGCAAGAGGTGTTTGTACCTGCAAGTGTATCCCCTGCGGCTCCTGCTGACAAGAAAGCCAAGGTAGAGAAG CCTGCTAAAGAGACTGTAAAGGCAGCACCTCCCTCTTCACACGCTGAGAAACCAAAAGATAATGAG GGAGACCCCATGTCTCTGGATGCTCTGAATGCTCTGGAAGACACACTGCCAGCTGCCAAACCACCACCAGAATCCCCAAAACTCAGACCTGAAGATATTGTGGAT GAGAAAAAGTTGAAGTCAGAGAAGGGTGTGCGTGTAGGTGAGAGAGATGATACTCTTCCTCCTGAGTACAGATTCACAGAGGAGAAGAACAAGGAGAGACCTGCTCCACAAAAGGAG CCTTCCATGGACACAACAGAAGCTCTGGATATTCTTTCTGAAGGTTTCACACTCTCTTCTGCAGCTCCTGCAGTCCAGGCCCCTGTGCCTCCCTCTGGCCCTGCTAAACAG AAGCCTAAAGTGGAAGATTTGTCAGCCCTGGAGTCTCTAGCTGATGATTTTGTCACTCCTGCACAATCCAAACag GTGTCCTCTGGTGCTCCTCAAGTCATTAAATGCACTATGGGCTCCACATCTGCTGAG GAAGACCCAATGTCTTTGGATGCTCTCAGTGCTCTTGGAGACACACTACCTACTGCAAAAGTTCCAGAGTCCCCTAAACTCAGACCTGAGGACATCATTGAT GAAAAGAATCTGACATCAGAGAAGGGTGTGCGTGTGGGCGAGAGAGACGATACACTACCACCAGACTACAGATTCTCTAAGGAAGATCTGAAAAAGTACCCTGAATCCCCAAAGAGAGAG CCTTCCATGGACACAACTGAAGCTCTGGATATTCTGTCTGGAGGTTTCGCTAGCTCCTCTGCAGCTCCTTCGGTCCAGGCCCCTGTTCCTCCCTCAGCTCCCCCTGCAGAA AGCTCAGCAGACTTTTCTCTCGAGGACCTTGAAAGTGACTTTGTTGCCCCCACAGCTGCATCGAAGGTCCATTCTGCTGTTACAGGAcccccaaaaacaaacagacaa ATGTCCGAAGGTACTTCATCAGCTATGGATGCTCTCTCAGACACTTTAATGGACATTGGACCAGTGCCTGAGCCAGCACCAGTTGCTCCCAAAGACATTGTAACG GAGAAGGAGGCTGTAGAAGAGAAGATCACTAagcctggagagagagatgacagcCTTCCACCTGACTATCGGCCCACAGAGGCAGACAAAAAG GCAGCTGCAGAAGCGAAAGCCAAAGCTAAGGCAGATGTCCCCAAGAAG CCATCACTGGATGATTCAGCAGCGATTGATTTGCTGTCCAGTGACTTTTCTACGTCTGCAGTAGCATCGCCTGCTGCTCCTTTGGCCAAACCTCAATCTCAGACACAATCAGCACCAGGAAACACCCAGCAAACCCCAAAG GCACCAGGACCAGTACTGGATAAACTAGCAAGCACACTGCTCCCAGATCTCCCTGAGACAAAGCCAACAAAAGACAGCAAAGCAAAG GGTAAGGGTGGCAAGTCAAAGTCTAAAGCAAAG aAACCTGCAGTAGACGATGTGCCAGCAAAGAGTGACCTCCCTGGCCAGCAGAGCAAAGACGTGGTGTCCACTTCCTCCACAAAGAAAGGAGGAAAGAGCTAG
- the cast gene encoding calpastatin isoform X8 has translation MAYAEYWMRLSQAKQPTSTPAVLVSTVKPAECEKGTASSSNAGSAGKAGSTTATTALTSTTATSTAGVSAGAKAGGGVSTGSSVSGAPPAGAVGSVGTQSGASKATSQTPPIPSAKAPSVSTGSGIGGTGTTGGAAGAGKSPSVPVLPKDASKDKAQSTTTSSSKPDPSKETSFGAGSTVKKDDAKSKGTKVEVLSQAAKASAQASAVDPFDALAGSLPSSEPTAPKAPKYTGPEVKEPGLSSEAAHLCGERDSTLPPGYRWEDMEKKSPAGKPDKPKEVPKPLTDEDALDSLSAGFVSCAAASAPKTQAQVAPPASKASALETAADPFDALAGSLPSAEFPIAPQYTGTEVIEPAITVEVAYRCGDNDCTLPPRDRWENMEKTAPVGGPDKPKDVSKKVESAATAQSIHAPPPSSQKRQEVFVPASVSPAAPADKKAKVEKPAKETVKAAPPSSHAEKPKDNEGDPMSLDALNALEDTLPAAKPPPESPKLRPEDIVDEKKLKSEKGVRVGERDDTLPPEYRFTEEKNKERPAPQKEPSMDTTEALDILSEGFTLSSAAPAVQAPVPPSGPAKQKPKVEDLSALESLADDFVTPAQSKQVSSGAPQVIKCTMGSTSAEEDPMSLDALSALGDTLPTAKVPESPKLRPEDIIDEKNLTSEKGVRVGERDDTLPPDYRFSKEDLKKYPESPKREPSMDTTEALDILSGGFASSSAAPSVQAPVPPSAPPAESSADFSLEDLESDFVAPTAASKVHSAVTGPPKTNRQMSEGTSSAMDALSDTLMDIGPVPEPAPVAPKDIVTEKEAVEEKITKPGERDDSLPPDYRPTEADKKAAAEAKAKAKADVPKKPSLDDSAAIDLLSSDFSTSAVASPAAPLAKPQSQTQSAPGNTQQTPKAPGPVLDKLASTLLPDLPETKPTKDSKAKGKGGKSKSKAKKPAVDDVPAKSDLPGQQSKDVVSTSSTKKGGKS, from the exons TCTCAGGCCAAACAGCCCACATCCACCCCAGCAGTGCTGGTCTCCACTGTGAAACCTGCAGAATGTGAG AAAGGGACTGCATCGTCATCCAATGCAGGTTCTGCTGGAAAAGCTGGCAGCACCACTGCAACTACAGCTCTCACATCCACTACAGCCACAAGCACTGCAGGGGTTTCTGCAGGAGCTAAAGCTGGTGGAGGAGTCTCCACTGGGTCTTCTGTCAGTGGGGCACCCCCTGCCGGAGCAGTCGGCAGTGTAGGCACCCAGAGTGGAGCTTCTAAAGCAACATCACAG ACTCCACCCATCCCTTCTGCCAAAGCTCCATCCGTGAGCACAGGGAGTGGAATAGGAGGAACGGGAACAACAGGTGGAGCAGCTGGGGCAGGGAAGTCACCTTCAGTTCCCGTTTTGCCCAAAGATGCTTCAAAAGACAAAGCCCAG AGCACCACCACTTCATCCTCCAAACCGGACCCTTCTAAAGAGACCTCCTTTGGAGCAGGAAGCACTGTCAAAAAGGATGATGCTAAGTCAAAAGGAACCAAG GTGGAAGTGCTTTCTCAGGCAGCCAAGGCAAGTGCTCAG GCGTCTGCTGTAGATCCATTTGATGCCTTGGCTGGCAGTTTGCCTTCTTCAGAGCCTACGGCTCCCAAAGCTCCTAAGTACACTGGACCAGAGGTCAAAGAG CCTGGCCTAAGCTCGGAAGCGGCACATCtctgtggagagagagattctACACTGCCACCCGGATACAGATGGGAAGACATG GAAAAGaaaagtcctgctggaaaaccGGATAAGCCCAAGGAAGTGCCCAAG CCCTTAACTGATGAGGACGCCCTGgactctctctctgctggatTTGTATCCTGTGCAGCTGCAAGTGCACCAAAGACACAAGCA CAGGTCGCTCCTCCAGCATCCAAGGCAAGTGCGCTG GAGACTGCTGCAGATCCTTTTGATGCTTTGGCTGGCAGTTTGCCCTCCGCAGAGTTTCCTATAGCTCCTCAATATACAGGAACAGAAGTTATAGAG CCTGCAATAACTGTAGAAGTGGCTTATCGCTGTGGGGACAATGACTGCACGCTGCCCCCTCGGGACAGATGGGAAAACATG GAAAAGACAGCTCCTGTTGGAGGACCAGATAAGCCCAAAGACGTGTCCAAG aaagTTGAAAGTGCAGCTACAGCCCAGTCAATCCATGCCCCTCCTCCATCTTCTCAGAAA AGGCAAGAGGTGTTTGTACCTGCAAGTGTATCCCCTGCGGCTCCTGCTGACAAGAAAGCCAAGGTAGAGAAG CCTGCTAAAGAGACTGTAAAGGCAGCACCTCCCTCTTCACACGCTGAGAAACCAAAAGATAATGAG GGAGACCCCATGTCTCTGGATGCTCTGAATGCTCTGGAAGACACACTGCCAGCTGCCAAACCACCACCAGAATCCCCAAAACTCAGACCTGAAGATATTGTGGAT GAGAAAAAGTTGAAGTCAGAGAAGGGTGTGCGTGTAGGTGAGAGAGATGATACTCTTCCTCCTGAGTACAGATTCACAGAGGAGAAGAACAAGGAGAGACCTGCTCCACAAAAGGAG CCTTCCATGGACACAACAGAAGCTCTGGATATTCTTTCTGAAGGTTTCACACTCTCTTCTGCAGCTCCTGCAGTCCAGGCCCCTGTGCCTCCCTCTGGCCCTGCTAAACAG AAGCCTAAAGTGGAAGATTTGTCAGCCCTGGAGTCTCTAGCTGATGATTTTGTCACTCCTGCACAATCCAAACag GTGTCCTCTGGTGCTCCTCAAGTCATTAAATGCACTATGGGCTCCACATCTGCTGAG GAAGACCCAATGTCTTTGGATGCTCTCAGTGCTCTTGGAGACACACTACCTACTGCAAAAGTTCCAGAGTCCCCTAAACTCAGACCTGAGGACATCATTGAT GAAAAGAATCTGACATCAGAGAAGGGTGTGCGTGTGGGCGAGAGAGACGATACACTACCACCAGACTACAGATTCTCTAAGGAAGATCTGAAAAAGTACCCTGAATCCCCAAAGAGAGAG CCTTCCATGGACACAACTGAAGCTCTGGATATTCTGTCTGGAGGTTTCGCTAGCTCCTCTGCAGCTCCTTCGGTCCAGGCCCCTGTTCCTCCCTCAGCTCCCCCTGCAGAA AGCTCAGCAGACTTTTCTCTCGAGGACCTTGAAAGTGACTTTGTTGCCCCCACAGCTGCATCGAAGGTCCATTCTGCTGTTACAGGAcccccaaaaacaaacagacaa ATGTCCGAAGGTACTTCATCAGCTATGGATGCTCTCTCAGACACTTTAATGGACATTGGACCAGTGCCTGAGCCAGCACCAGTTGCTCCCAAAGACATTGTAACG GAGAAGGAGGCTGTAGAAGAGAAGATCACTAagcctggagagagagatgacagcCTTCCACCTGACTATCGGCCCACAGAGGCAGACAAAAAG GCAGCTGCAGAAGCGAAAGCCAAAGCTAAGGCAGATGTCCCCAAGAAG CCATCACTGGATGATTCAGCAGCGATTGATTTGCTGTCCAGTGACTTTTCTACGTCTGCAGTAGCATCGCCTGCTGCTCCTTTGGCCAAACCTCAATCTCAGACACAATCAGCACCAGGAAACACCCAGCAAACCCCAAAG GCACCAGGACCAGTACTGGATAAACTAGCAAGCACACTGCTCCCAGATCTCCCTGAGACAAAGCCAACAAAAGACAGCAAAGCAAAG GGTAAGGGTGGCAAGTCAAAGTCTAAAGCAAAG aAACCTGCAGTAGACGATGTGCCAGCAAAGAGTGACCTCCCTGGCCAGCAGAGCAAAGACGTGGTGTCCACTTCCTCCACAAAGAAAGGAGGAAAGAGCTAG
- the cast gene encoding calpastatin isoform X20, translating to MSQAKQPTSTPAVLVSTVKPAECEVEVLSQAAKASAQASAVDPFDALAGSLPSSEPTAPKAPKYTGPEVKEPGLSSEAAHLCGERDSTLPPGYRWEDMEKKSPAGKPDKPKEVPKPLTDEDALDSLSAGFVSCAAASAPKTQAQVAPPASKASALETAADPFDALAGSLPSAEFPIAPQYTGTEVIEPAITVEVAYRCGDNDCTLPPRDRWENMEKTAPVGGPDKPKDVSKKVESAATAQSIHAPPPSSQKRQEVFVPASVSPAAPADKKAKVEKPAKETVKAAPPSSHAEKPKDNEGDPMSLDALNALEDTLPAAKPPPESPKLRPEDIVDEKKLKSEKGVRVGERDDTLPPEYRFTEEKNKERPAPQKEPSMDTTEALDILSEGFTLSSAAPAVQAPVPPSGPAKQKPKVEDLSALESLADDFVTPAQSKQVSSGAPQVIKCTMGSTSAEEDPMSLDALSALGDTLPTAKVPESPKLRPEDIIDEKNLTSEKGVRVGERDDTLPPDYRFSKEDLKKYPESPKREPSMDTTEALDILSGGFASSSAAPSVQAPVPPSAPPAESSADFSLEDLESDFVAPTAASKVHSAVTGPPKTNRQMSEGTSSAMDALSDTLMDIGPVPEPAPVAPKDIVTEKEAVEEKITKPGERDDSLPPDYRPTEADKKAAAEAKAKAKADVPKKPSLDDSAAIDLLSSDFSTSAVASPAAPLAKPQSQTQSAPGNTQQTPKAPGPVLDKLASTLLPDLPETKPTKDSKAKGKGGKSKSKAKKPAVDDVPAKSDLPGQQSKDVVSTSSTKKGGKS from the exons ATG TCTCAGGCCAAACAGCCCACATCCACCCCAGCAGTGCTGGTCTCCACTGTGAAACCTGCAGAATGTGAG GTGGAAGTGCTTTCTCAGGCAGCCAAGGCAAGTGCTCAG GCGTCTGCTGTAGATCCATTTGATGCCTTGGCTGGCAGTTTGCCTTCTTCAGAGCCTACGGCTCCCAAAGCTCCTAAGTACACTGGACCAGAGGTCAAAGAG CCTGGCCTAAGCTCGGAAGCGGCACATCtctgtggagagagagattctACACTGCCACCCGGATACAGATGGGAAGACATG GAAAAGaaaagtcctgctggaaaaccGGATAAGCCCAAGGAAGTGCCCAAG CCCTTAACTGATGAGGACGCCCTGgactctctctctgctggatTTGTATCCTGTGCAGCTGCAAGTGCACCAAAGACACAAGCA CAGGTCGCTCCTCCAGCATCCAAGGCAAGTGCGCTG GAGACTGCTGCAGATCCTTTTGATGCTTTGGCTGGCAGTTTGCCCTCCGCAGAGTTTCCTATAGCTCCTCAATATACAGGAACAGAAGTTATAGAG CCTGCAATAACTGTAGAAGTGGCTTATCGCTGTGGGGACAATGACTGCACGCTGCCCCCTCGGGACAGATGGGAAAACATG GAAAAGACAGCTCCTGTTGGAGGACCAGATAAGCCCAAAGACGTGTCCAAG aaagTTGAAAGTGCAGCTACAGCCCAGTCAATCCATGCCCCTCCTCCATCTTCTCAGAAA AGGCAAGAGGTGTTTGTACCTGCAAGTGTATCCCCTGCGGCTCCTGCTGACAAGAAAGCCAAGGTAGAGAAG CCTGCTAAAGAGACTGTAAAGGCAGCACCTCCCTCTTCACACGCTGAGAAACCAAAAGATAATGAG GGAGACCCCATGTCTCTGGATGCTCTGAATGCTCTGGAAGACACACTGCCAGCTGCCAAACCACCACCAGAATCCCCAAAACTCAGACCTGAAGATATTGTGGAT GAGAAAAAGTTGAAGTCAGAGAAGGGTGTGCGTGTAGGTGAGAGAGATGATACTCTTCCTCCTGAGTACAGATTCACAGAGGAGAAGAACAAGGAGAGACCTGCTCCACAAAAGGAG CCTTCCATGGACACAACAGAAGCTCTGGATATTCTTTCTGAAGGTTTCACACTCTCTTCTGCAGCTCCTGCAGTCCAGGCCCCTGTGCCTCCCTCTGGCCCTGCTAAACAG AAGCCTAAAGTGGAAGATTTGTCAGCCCTGGAGTCTCTAGCTGATGATTTTGTCACTCCTGCACAATCCAAACag GTGTCCTCTGGTGCTCCTCAAGTCATTAAATGCACTATGGGCTCCACATCTGCTGAG GAAGACCCAATGTCTTTGGATGCTCTCAGTGCTCTTGGAGACACACTACCTACTGCAAAAGTTCCAGAGTCCCCTAAACTCAGACCTGAGGACATCATTGAT GAAAAGAATCTGACATCAGAGAAGGGTGTGCGTGTGGGCGAGAGAGACGATACACTACCACCAGACTACAGATTCTCTAAGGAAGATCTGAAAAAGTACCCTGAATCCCCAAAGAGAGAG CCTTCCATGGACACAACTGAAGCTCTGGATATTCTGTCTGGAGGTTTCGCTAGCTCCTCTGCAGCTCCTTCGGTCCAGGCCCCTGTTCCTCCCTCAGCTCCCCCTGCAGAA AGCTCAGCAGACTTTTCTCTCGAGGACCTTGAAAGTGACTTTGTTGCCCCCACAGCTGCATCGAAGGTCCATTCTGCTGTTACAGGAcccccaaaaacaaacagacaa ATGTCCGAAGGTACTTCATCAGCTATGGATGCTCTCTCAGACACTTTAATGGACATTGGACCAGTGCCTGAGCCAGCACCAGTTGCTCCCAAAGACATTGTAACG GAGAAGGAGGCTGTAGAAGAGAAGATCACTAagcctggagagagagatgacagcCTTCCACCTGACTATCGGCCCACAGAGGCAGACAAAAAG GCAGCTGCAGAAGCGAAAGCCAAAGCTAAGGCAGATGTCCCCAAGAAG CCATCACTGGATGATTCAGCAGCGATTGATTTGCTGTCCAGTGACTTTTCTACGTCTGCAGTAGCATCGCCTGCTGCTCCTTTGGCCAAACCTCAATCTCAGACACAATCAGCACCAGGAAACACCCAGCAAACCCCAAAG GCACCAGGACCAGTACTGGATAAACTAGCAAGCACACTGCTCCCAGATCTCCCTGAGACAAAGCCAACAAAAGACAGCAAAGCAAAG GGTAAGGGTGGCAAGTCAAAGTCTAAAGCAAAG aAACCTGCAGTAGACGATGTGCCAGCAAAGAGTGACCTCCCTGGCCAGCAGAGCAAAGACGTGGTGTCCACTTCCTCCACAAAGAAAGGAGGAAAGAGCTAG